The stretch of DNA AGTTTAAATAGCAAGGATACTTTTCTTGGTTTTAAGACTGGATAATTTCCTTAGCACTCTACTTTCTCTGCATTCTACTGGGAAGGGTAGCACCAGCAGAGTTACCATGAATTCCGTATCCATTTGGACCACTAGAGCCATTTCACACCATTATAATTCACTGCCTGCTCTATATAAGCATCTGATTAGTAACTGGACTCTTCAAATCTTCAAACAGTTTGACTAATAATTTTAGTTTCTGTGATAATCAACTGTTGTCATTGgtaaattatttcacattttgtacctagtttcctcatcttcaaaatgcGCTTGTAGTTTCTTATCTCTTGGACtgattgtgaagattaaataacattataaatataGAGCTTTGCAAAGTTCCTAGCACACAGCTGGTACTTCACATATGGTGTGTATTACACTTAATTATTGACATTGTTATTATACCaattatttctcttatttggCCTTGGATAGTAAGGTAATAAAGTTTGAGATAGCTGGCAAtatgatattctttattttaaaatcaacaaaaagaaaatataaaagttaaggAGCTATTTTATTgtggtgttttaaaataaattcttttaaatttcatcgtgtgtgtgtattgatagacatattttaaaataactcttttaGGTTCCTTCATACTCGTtacttaaaatatgcatttttaaaaaataaaaccacttttGTTTAATTTAACAAAGACTAGATTAATAAATTACGAATTTATTGAACTCCTAATTTTTCAAAGTATGAATGAGCTACCGTCTACTGAGTGCTTTTCTTGTATCAAATTCTGGGTGAAGTGTTTAAAATGGATtgcctcagctaatttttataacattGAATGGAGATGAGTATTTATTCAAGGTGGACCACTAATCAGTtgtagatacaaaaataaattatataaaaattttatttacaagaaAGTGTATTAAGGGTCGTTCACCAATAATAATAAAGCTGATACTTACCAAGGCTCTTTTAGGTGACAGCCATCATGCCAAGGCCTTCACACATGTTTCTACTACATACTCATACTGTAGCTTGTGGAATAAGCATGTTTCTTGTTTTATAAGGTATTTGAGCTTTACATATTATACACTAGAAGTATCAAAACTCAAATCTGTGGTCAAATCTTTCTGGAATCAAGCATGTTCTCCACTGATCTTAGACACCGCTAAAGACCTATATTATTTGTCAGCCTCTGTATTTATTCTATACCTAGATACAGAAACATCATAGAGATCACAAACAGAAGGGTGACAAatacaagtatttatttaaatatgcctGGAGACTGAATAGtgtttatttcaatgttttgtcTGAAGGACTGGTGTTTTAGGAGATGAACTCAGTGACCTGGAGCAATTTTCAGATGATAGTTTTAGAGGCTGCACAGAACTGCGTGTATCTGCGcaagaataaacatttaaaaaaaaaagtctattgagTAAAGTTGAATTTCTTAGCTCATTTCCCTTAGAAAACCTAGGTTTATCTCAATATGTGATTGTTAATAGTAGGGAATTATAACTCTGTAAAGACATGAAGAATTCAATTAATGTTTAAACATTGCTACTGTAAATAATTCTATCAAGTAGGCAGGTGCAGTGAAACCACAGAAGACCAATCTCCTCCAGGTGAATTTTCAGGATCCGTAGACCTGAATCTCACTACCTGTAAAAAGAGAGACTGTCTATGACTCTTGTCGTGGCTCTGATATGTGAGAATATTGTGTATATCCATCCACAGAAATATACACTCACAAGACAAAGTGTGGAGAGTAGAAAAACCAGGTTTCTCTGTTAAACCTGTTTTAAAGGCCAGGTAATTCACTCCACTCACAAGGTTCTAAAAGCACCTCAGGGTAGCATATCTGAGTCATTTACAAAGAAagtacagaagaggaaataatcACAGTATATTGTAAAGctcaaattgtattttatataatggCTGCAAGTATCATAATCTCcttgtaaaattgaaaaaaaataataattttaaaccactactttttctgaaatgtcaaaacaataaaaatgtatcatatCACTTTTTTTAATCATATGTCATCATCTACAAGGGTGACTGAATAAATAGCAGGCAcaaataaattacataataaCATAGGGTACTTTCTAATTGAACAAATATGCAAGTACAATGaaggtgtttattttaaaaattatttcttataaaacatgttcttccaattatattttttaaaaaatctgataatGACACATTTAAATCCAATTAACCTCATTCTTAACACCCACAGTGTTAACAAAAAATTCAGATAAACCTAAAtttgcttttagaattttcatatTGCTAGTTATGTGACCTTCAATTTAGAGAGAAAACTTCACACACATCATATGTTTACTTGATTGTAGCAAGTAGGACTACTTGACTAATTAGCCTTGAAGAccttaatgaatttattttttaatagttttatgttttggtttgtttgtttgtttgtttttagagagagagagagaaggtctcgctatgttgcccaggctggtcttgaactcctgggcttaagcaatcctcccacccttgactcctaaagtgctggtactacaggtgtgagccactgtgccaggccaaataaattcatttctaactttatataacaaacatttatatacCTAAGGCTTCCAAAACACTTATTATCACTGGATATTTTTCTaagcatttcataaatattaaccTGTACAATCCTTAAAAAAAGAGCAATGAGTTAGGTCCTATTATTTCCCAGACTTGGAGACAAAGCCACACAAAATTTAGCTCAATTTTCCAAGGTTGCAGAGCTAATATGAAGGAAATAGTGTTCAAACTCAATCTTGTTTCAGCATCCCAAACTCTAACAAAAACATGCTGCTGCCTTTGCTTTAAATACACCTATGAGTGTTTGCATATATGAGTGTGTCTCTGTTTGTATTTGAACGTGGTTTCAGTGGTCTGCCAAGACTGTGATGGCCTGAATTGAATGCTTTAATTCGTACTGATTTTTCATGATCTGCCTGGTTCTTGCAGAAAATGTCAAGGTCCATTAAAGTAACAGCTACATTTTCAGTTCATTGGGaaataattacaagaaaaagtttgATTTATTTCCTGCTTGTTTaataaagttttcttatttttaaaaatgttaatatctgtAAGTTTTCACAACCTTTATCCAAGGCTTTCTTTGAggcatctttcacttctttgttcCTTAGACTATAGATTAGGGGGTTTAACATGGGGATCACCACTGTGTAAAATACAGAAGCCATCTTGTCTGTGTCCAAGGAGTGATTTGATTTGGGCTGTAGGTACATAAAGATCAGTGTGCCATAGAAAATAGTGACAGTCACCATATGGGAGCCACAGGTGGAAATGGCTTTGTGTTGCCCCTGAGTAGAGCGGATCCTTAGGATAGCGGCAATAATAAAGATGTAGGAGGTGAGGACAATGGAAGAGGAAGAGATCATATCAAAGCCAGCAAAGGCaaatatcagaatttccttcatgTGTGTGTCTGAGCAGGACAGAGCTAAGAAGGGGAGGTCATCACAATAGAAATGGTTAATTAAGTTTGGGCCACAGTAAGTCAGACGGAAAGTGATAACGGTGTGGAAGAGGGCAACCAGGAAGCTGTATATATATGGAACTGCCACCAGTTGAATGCAGACTCTTCTTGACATCAGTGTTGAATAATGCAGGGGACTACAGATGGCGACATAGCAATCGTAGGCCATGGAGGCTAGAAGGAAACACTCAGTGATCATGAAGGTGAGAAAACAACCCAGTTGGGTTGCACAAGCATGGAAAGGAATGGTGTTGCGTTCCACAACAAAATTCACCATCATCTTCGGTGTAATAGCAGAGGAGTAACAAAGGTCAACA from Homo sapiens chromosome 11, GRCh38.p14 Primary Assembly encodes:
- the OR8U3 gene encoding olfactory receptor 8U3; the protein is MAEVNIIYVTVFILKGITNRPELQAPCFGVFLVIYLVTVLGNLGLITLIKIDTRLHTPMYYFLSHLAFVDLCYSSAITPKMMVNFVVERNTIPFHACATQLGCFLTFMITECFLLASMAYDCYVAICSPLHYSTLMSRRVCIQLVAVPYIYSFLVALFHTVITFRLTYCGPNLINHFYCDDLPFLALSCSDTHMKEILIFAFAGFDMISSSSIVLTSYIFIIAAILRIRSTQGQHKAISTCGSHMVTVTIFYGTLIFMYLQPKSNHSLDTDKMASVFYTVVIPMLNPLIYSLRNKEVKDASKKALDKGCENLQILTFLKIRKLY